The window GCCCCGGCGTAGGCGCCGAGACCGCCCGAGTCCTCGGGGTCGGTCGGCATGTCGACGAGCACGACGTTGTGCGGGTGCTGCGCGACGAGCGCGGCCCGCTCCTCCGCGTCGATGACGTCGTAGGGCGGCGCCGTCACCGCCGCGAGGTCGTCGGTGGCGTAACGGATCCCGGCGAACGGCTCGAATCGCGGCATGCCGCGATCCTGTCAGCCCTGCACTGGAGATGACATCTCTTGTGCAGGGGCGTCAGGCGTAGTGGAAGACCTCGGTGCCGGCGGGGGCGCCGTAGCGGTCGACGACCTTGTTCAACTCGTCCTGGAGGTACAGGAGGCCGACGCCGAAGCAGACCCACATCAGGACGCCGGTGGCGGGGTCGCAGGTGACCGGGAGTCCGGCGGCGCGTTGGGCGGACTCGATGCGGCGGGCCATGCGGTGGAGGGCGAGGAACTGCGGGATGCCGATCGGCCACCCGAGGGCGAAGGCGGTGGTGTCGACCCGGTACGACCCGGGGATCCGCTCGTCGAACCGGGCGAGCTCCCGGTTCGCGCGCAGGAACCACACGACCCAGTAGACGCCCAACGTGGCGACGCCGAGGAACCACACCGCCGCCGGTCGGCGCCGTTTCGGCGCCGGGCCGTACGTCAGGATCTCCCGGCTGAGCAGTACCGACGTGTCCGGTGTCATCGCGCATCCCCCCGAACGCGGCCGGCCTCCCCAGAACGGCCGCGGTCCACCGAAACGCTAGGGCGATTTCAGTCCGTCCGCAGAGAAATCGTGAGAAATTCACGCGCCGCGCCGGGACGTCGTCACGAAGTGCACCCGGACGGCCGATCCTCAGCGTGCGGACTGCAGGTGCCGGCGCAGCCCCCGCTCGCCGGCGCGCATCATCAGCGCGTGGTTGGCCCGCAGCGCGGGCCGGGCGAAGGAGAAGGCGCGGAGCAGGGCACGGCGCACCTCGACCTCCTCGCCGAACTCCAGGATCGTCCCGCCGTCCGGGGCCGGGCGCAGCCGCCAGCGGCTGTGCCCGACGAGGTCCCCGGTCAGGCGCGCCTCCAGGACGCCGGCGTCCGGATCCTTCTGCGAGTGGTGCGCGGTCATGCGCAGCGAGTACGGAAGTGTCGACCGAACCTCAACTTCACAGGTCTGTTCGTCGATAGGACGGGTACTGCGGACCTGCGGCCACCAATGGGGGTATTCGTCCAGCTTTGCGAGGGTCTCGAACACTCGCGGTGCGGGCGCGTCCACCAGCCAGTGACTGCGGAACACGTAGAAGTGTCGGCTCACCCGATCAAGTGTGGCGACGCCAGTGAAATTGGACGGAACCGGACCGGATCAGTGCACGTCTCACCTTTGCTGCGAGTCGGGGGACGGCACGCGGCGGGCCCACAGCGGCCCACGGTCCGCAGTGTCGATGGAGGTTCGAATGCGCCGGTGGTTCTCCCGGATGCGTCCTTCGCATCACGTGTCGGAGCCGGTCCCCGTGGCCGCGTCGCAGGCCCGGATCCCCGCCCCCACGGTCGGTGACCGTCTGGCGTTCATCCCGGCCCAGCGCGACCGTCGCGCGCACCTCGGCTCCTGAGGCCCGCGCAAGTTCCTCCACCACACTTCCTACGATGGTCGCGTGCGAGCCGGCCGTCTTCTCGCCGCTGTGGCGGCGACCCTCGTCGCGCTGACCGCGTGCGGCGCCGAGGACGGCCCCGCGACGCCCGGCGGTGACCGCGGGTTCGTCTCCGGAACCGGCGCCGTCACGATCATCGCCCCGCAGGACCGGGGCGAGCCGATCGCGCTGGCCGGCGAGAAGGTCGGCGGCGGGACGCTGGACCTGGCCGCGCTGCGGGGCAAGATCGTTCTGCTCAACGTCTGGGGCTCCTGGTGCGCGCCGTGCCGCAAGGAGGCTCCCTACCTGCAGGCGGCGTGGGACCAGACCCGCAAGCTCGGGGACGTCCAGTTCGTCGGACTGAACACGCGCGACGACGCCGTCGGCGCCGCGGAGGCCTTCGAACGCCGCTTCGGTATCACCTATCCGAGCCTGCGCGACAACGACGGCCGCCTGCAGTTGGTGTTCCGGGCGACGCTGCCGCCGCGGGCGATCCCGTCGACGATCGTGCTCGACCGGCAGGGCCGGGTCGCCGCGCGCATCATCGGTGAGGGTTCTCGCGCGACTTTCGTGGGTCTGGTTGACCAGATCCGATCCGAGGCGTGACGCCCGGCTGAGGCGCCCCCAGCCGCCCGCCCGATTTGCCCGTCGGCAATAGCGGACAAACGCCGGCAACCCACCCTCGGAGGGTGAGGAGCCTGTGACGGAAAGTAATTGCCGGCGTCCCTAAAGTTATGAAGAACTCACGGAACCGCAGGTCAGCGGCCTGCGTCTCACCGCGGACAAGAGCAGAAGCACCGCAGGGGTCACGGACTGATGCGGCTGGGGGGTTGCCCAGACCATGACCGGTGCTTCGCACACTTCACACCAGGGGGATCCACCAATGTCCGGTCTTTCCATGCGTACCCGCGTTCTCACCGTCGCCGTCTCCGGCGCGATCGTCGCCCCGTTCGCCCTGATGGGCGGCTCCGCCTCGGCCGTCGAGGCCCCGATCGTCGGCGACGTCGCCGCGGTCGACAGCCTCCTCGGTGGTGCCGGCGGCGGCCTGCTCGGCGGCGACCTCGTCGGCGGCGTCCTCGGCACGGCCACCGGTACCGTCGGCGGCGTGCTCGGCGGCACCGGCCTCGACCCGGTCAACACGGTCACCGGCGTGGCGGCCGACCCGCTGTCGGTCGTCGAGACCCTGCCGCTCGGCGACGTCCTCGGCGCCGACGTCCTCTCCACCGTCACCGACCTGGTCGACCTGGAGAACGTCCTCGAGACCGTCACGAACCTCGTCGACCTCGACGGCATCATCAAGACCGTCACCGACCTGGTCGGCTCCGTCACCGACGCGCTGAACCTGGACGAGCTGCTCGGCCTGCCGGTCAAGGTCACCAAGCCGGCCGGTGAGGTCAAGGGCGCGGCGAAGCCCGCGAAGACCACGAAGACCACGAAGGCCGCCAAGCCCGCCACCGTCGAGGCCGGCGCGCTGCCCGCGACCGGTGGCAACGCCGACCTGACCGCGCTGCTCCTCTGCGCGGGCCTGGCCGTCGCCGGCACCGGTGTCACCCTGGTGACCCGCCGCCGCGGCAGCATCCTCGGCGCCGCCTGAACTCCGGGCTCGAACTCGGGGCAGAGGTCGATGCGCTGACCCCGGACTGAACGTCGCGAACGCCCGTCACCGCACCGCGGTGGCGGGCGTTTCGTCGGTGTCGCGGGGCGTGTGCGATGCTGGCCGGACTTACCGGCGGTAGCGCCCGCGTAGGGAATGACAGCAGTGTCATTCAGCCGTAGACTGGCGATGCCGCCGTCGAAAGCGGGCGGTCGGAAGAACCCCTCGGACGCTTCGGAGGTCTACTCGATGGAAGCCGCAGCAGCCGCGTCGGAGCGCAGCGCCCAGGTCGCCGCCGAGCTTGAGCTCGCGGAGCCGGGATCGGTGACGTTCGACGGTCCGGCCGGCGCGCTTCCGGAGCGGGACCGCGAGATCCTCGCCTTCGAGCGCCAGTGGTGGCGCTACGCGGGGGCCAAGGAGCAGGCCATCCGTGAGCTGTTCGGGATGTCCGCGAACCGGTACTACCAGATCCTCAACGCCCTGATCGACCACCCGGACGCCATGGCCTACGACCCGATGCTGGTCAAGCGCCTGCGCCGGCTGCGTTCGGCCCGGCAGCGCGCGCGGTCCGCGCGCCGCCTCGGCCTCGACGCCTGAGGTCCCCGGCCGTCTGACATGGCCCCCGGCGAGCCCCGGCGCGGCGCCTCGCTGCTGAGCATCCTCGCCTCCTCGGCGCTGGCCGCCCTGGCCGTGATCGTGCTGGTGGGGGTGCTGATCCTCGCGTTCGGCACCGACGACGACCCCGAGGCCGAGCAGGCCGCCCCGGTCGCGACCGCCTCGCCCGCGCCCGGGCAGCCCGCCGCGCCGACCCCGACGCCCGCGTCGGCCACCCCCACGCCGCGCCCGACCCCGCGGCCGGCGGCGAAGGTGCCCGTCGTCGTGTTCAACCAGACGACGGTCCGCGGCCTCGGCCAGACCTTCGCCGACGACCTGACCGCCGGGGGCTGGACCGTGGCCGGCGTCGACGACTGGCGCGGCAACGTGCCGGCGACGACGGTCTACTTCCCGCCGGGGCTGCGACCCGTGGCGAAGGCCCT of the Sporichthya polymorpha DSM 43042 genome contains:
- a CDS encoding DUF4234 domain-containing protein translates to MTPDTSVLLSREILTYGPAPKRRRPAAVWFLGVATLGVYWVVWFLRANRELARFDERIPGSYRVDTTAFALGWPIGIPQFLALHRMARRIESAQRAAGLPVTCDPATGVLMWVCFGVGLLYLQDELNKVVDRYGAPAGTEVFHYA
- a CDS encoding SRPBCC family protein is translated as MSRHFYVFRSHWLVDAPAPRVFETLAKLDEYPHWWPQVRSTRPIDEQTCEVEVRSTLPYSLRMTAHHSQKDPDAGVLEARLTGDLVGHSRWRLRPAPDGGTILEFGEEVEVRRALLRAFSFARPALRANHALMMRAGERGLRRHLQSAR
- a CDS encoding TlpA family protein disulfide reductase, with translation MRAGRLLAAVAATLVALTACGAEDGPATPGGDRGFVSGTGAVTIIAPQDRGEPIALAGEKVGGGTLDLAALRGKIVLLNVWGSWCAPCRKEAPYLQAAWDQTRKLGDVQFVGLNTRDDAVGAAEAFERRFGITYPSLRDNDGRLQLVFRATLPPRAIPSTIVLDRQGRVAARIIGEGSRATFVGLVDQIRSEA
- a CDS encoding DUF3263 domain-containing protein; protein product: MEAAAAASERSAQVAAELELAEPGSVTFDGPAGALPERDREILAFERQWWRYAGAKEQAIRELFGMSANRYYQILNALIDHPDAMAYDPMLVKRLRRLRSARQRARSARRLGLDA
- a CDS encoding LytR C-terminal domain-containing protein; the protein is MAPGEPRRGASLLSILASSALAALAVIVLVGVLILAFGTDDDPEAEQAAPVATASPAPGQPAAPTPTPASATPTPRPTPRPAAKVPVVVFNQTTVRGLGQTFADDLTAGGWTVAGVDDWRGNVPATTVYFPPGLRPVAKALMGQFPQIGRIRPAFAGISSTQLTVILSKDFPTSG